The Xanthomonas sp. DAR 34887 genome has a segment encoding these proteins:
- a CDS encoding IMPACT family protein: MAPMPDTLSHLVSHSVDIKHSRFLAQAAPIADAGAALAFVQRVAVADATHNCWAYRLGDDYRSSDDGEPAGTAGRPILAAIDGQGFDRVVVVVTRWYGGIKLGAGGLVRAYGGTAAECLRLALRQPLLALSLITVHCGFDDLGTVHAALSACAAEKLDERFDAEGAELQLRLPSERVDALKTRLRDATRNRVRCSETSPA; the protein is encoded by the coding sequence ATGGCGCCGATGCCCGATACGCTCTCCCACCTCGTCAGCCATAGCGTGGACATCAAGCACAGCCGCTTCCTGGCGCAGGCGGCGCCGATCGCCGACGCCGGCGCGGCGCTGGCGTTCGTGCAGCGGGTCGCGGTGGCCGACGCCACCCACAACTGCTGGGCTTATCGCCTCGGCGACGATTACCGCTCCAGCGACGACGGCGAACCGGCCGGCACCGCCGGCCGCCCGATCCTGGCGGCGATCGACGGCCAGGGCTTCGATCGCGTGGTGGTGGTGGTCACGCGCTGGTACGGCGGCATCAAGCTCGGCGCCGGCGGGCTGGTCCGCGCCTACGGCGGCACCGCCGCCGAGTGCCTGCGGCTGGCGCTGCGGCAGCCGCTGCTGGCCTTAAGCCTGATCACCGTGCACTGCGGCTTCGACGATCTGGGCACCGTCCATGCGGCGTTGAGCGCCTGCGCCGCGGAAAAACTCGATGAACGCTTCGACGCCGAAGGCGCCGAACTGCAGCTGCGCCTGCCCAGCGAGCGCGTGGACGCCTTGAAAACGCGGCTGCGCGACGCCACTCGGAACAGGGTCCGCTGTTCGGAAACCTCCCCCGCATGA
- a CDS encoding prephenate dehydrogenase codes for MSLRPVVGIVGSAGAYGRWLSRFFRERMQLEVVGHDPADPQSLDPDALLQRAQVLIFSAPIRHTPALIGDYVRRAAGRERDQLWLDVTSVKREPVAAMLASQADVAGLHPMTAPPKSPTLKGRVLVVCEARLSRWSAWLHQLCTALEAECVRSTPDHHDRVMALVQAMVHASHLAQAGVLREHAPTLGPLEALMPYRSASFELDTAIIARILALNPAIYEDIQFGNPHVGGVLDGLIAQLSRLREQVGRGDDAARAQFRADFLDANRQALGTTAIAHGNYSYERVGYLLADLTEQLTLSVYLPEDRAGSLRTLLYVFERHGVSLASIHSSRTPAGELHFRIGFDPATVATALDAAAAEIDASGIGRVLPG; via the coding sequence GTGAGCCTGCGCCCGGTCGTCGGCATCGTCGGCAGCGCCGGCGCCTATGGCCGCTGGCTGAGCCGGTTCTTCCGCGAGCGCATGCAGCTGGAGGTGGTCGGCCACGATCCGGCCGATCCGCAGTCGCTGGATCCGGACGCCTTGCTGCAGCGCGCGCAGGTGCTGATCTTCTCCGCGCCGATCCGGCACACGCCGGCACTGATCGGCGACTACGTGCGCCGCGCCGCCGGGCGCGAACGCGATCAGCTGTGGCTGGACGTGACGTCGGTCAAGCGCGAACCGGTGGCGGCGATGCTGGCCTCGCAGGCGGACGTGGCCGGCCTGCATCCGATGACCGCGCCGCCGAAATCGCCCACGCTCAAGGGCCGCGTGCTGGTGGTATGCGAAGCGCGGTTGTCCCGTTGGAGCGCGTGGCTGCACCAGCTGTGCACGGCGCTGGAAGCCGAATGCGTGCGCAGCACGCCCGATCACCACGACCGGGTGATGGCGTTGGTGCAGGCGATGGTGCACGCCAGCCATCTGGCGCAGGCCGGCGTGTTGCGCGAGCACGCGCCGACGCTGGGACCGCTGGAAGCGCTGATGCCGTACCGTTCGGCCTCGTTCGAACTGGATACCGCGATCATCGCGCGCATCCTGGCGTTGAATCCGGCGATCTACGAAGACATCCAGTTCGGCAACCCGCATGTCGGCGGCGTGCTCGACGGCCTGATCGCGCAACTGTCGCGGCTGCGCGAGCAGGTCGGCCGCGGCGACGATGCGGCGCGTGCGCAGTTCCGCGCCGATTTCCTCGACGCCAATCGCCAGGCACTGGGTACGACGGCGATCGCGCACGGCAACTACAGCTACGAACGCGTCGGCTATCTGCTCGCGGATCTGACCGAGCAGCTGACGCTCAGCGTCTATCTGCCCGAAGACCGCGCCGGCTCGCTGCGGACCTTGCTGTACGTGTTCGAGCGCCACGGTGTCAGCCTGGCCTCGATCCATTCCTCGCGCACGCCGGCCGGCGAACTGCATTTCCGCATCGGCTTCGATCCGGCCACCGTGGCGACGGCATTAGATGCGGCGGCGGCGGAAATCGATGCCAGCGGCATCGGCCGGGTGTTGCCGGGATAG
- the pdxY gene encoding pyridoxal kinase: protein MNASTASHLLHGRRQRPDGLSPIDVISVQSQLVYGHAGNSAAVPPLRALGLRVAEIPTTLLSNAPFYDTLRGKVLPSDWFADLLLGASERGLPQRARMLVSGYFGSVGNGIAFADWLDATLPQCPALRYCLDPVIGDTHTGPYVEPGLEAVFAERLLPHAWLVTPNAFELGRLTGMPALVQDEAIAAARVLLARGPQWVLAHSVGGDAGQLVTLAVSREAVYRWCSPLLPVDVAGTGDVLMALLVAFLLRGEAFEQAIGRAIAGVHAALEATLASGYEELDVLAAAPAALATPLRFAVERLA, encoded by the coding sequence ATGAACGCATCCACTGCCAGCCATCTCCTCCACGGCCGCCGCCAGCGTCCGGACGGGCTTTCGCCGATCGACGTGATCTCGGTGCAGTCGCAACTGGTCTACGGCCATGCCGGCAACAGTGCGGCGGTACCGCCGCTGCGTGCGCTGGGGCTGCGCGTGGCCGAGATTCCGACCACCTTGCTGAGCAATGCGCCGTTCTACGACACGCTGCGCGGCAAGGTGCTGCCGTCGGACTGGTTCGCCGATCTGCTGCTCGGCGCCAGCGAGCGCGGTCTGCCGCAACGCGCGCGGATGCTGGTATCCGGCTATTTCGGCAGCGTCGGCAACGGGATTGCGTTCGCCGACTGGCTCGACGCCACGCTGCCGCAGTGCCCGGCGCTGCGCTACTGCCTGGATCCGGTGATCGGCGATACGCATACCGGGCCCTATGTCGAGCCGGGGCTGGAAGCGGTGTTCGCCGAACGGCTGCTGCCGCATGCGTGGCTGGTCACGCCGAACGCGTTCGAACTCGGCCGCCTGACCGGCATGCCGGCGCTGGTCCAGGACGAGGCGATCGCCGCGGCGCGCGTGCTGCTGGCGCGTGGGCCGCAGTGGGTGTTGGCGCACAGCGTCGGCGGCGACGCGGGCCAGCTGGTGACCCTGGCGGTGAGCCGCGAGGCGGTCTATCGCTGGTGCTCGCCGCTGTTGCCGGTGGACGTGGCCGGCACCGGCGACGTGCTGATGGCGTTGCTGGTCGCGTTCCTGCTGCGCGGCGAGGCCTTCGAGCAGGCGATCGGCCGCGCCATCGCCGGCGTGCATGCGGCGCTGGAAGCGACCCTGGCCAGCGGCTACGAGGAACTGGACGTGCTCGCCGCCGCGCCGGCGGCGCTGGCCACGCCGCTGCGCTTCGCCGTCGAGCGCCTGGCGTGA
- a CDS encoding DUF3142 domain-containing protein, which yields MSAATLARCAVLLALCMTMGAANAAPVEARRYDAFWLWAGVRPQPVLASARRVYLLQAEVPLDAGAPARLVAQRAAVPQLRHCQVWMVLRVERIDWTPALFDAVLVQLQRWRAAGNDVAGLQIDFDAGTRHLERYVAFLRTLRGRLPADYRLGITGLLDWSVNGRAEALAGLRGVVDEVVLQIYQGRAVIADYPVYVARLGRLQVPFRIGLLQGGDWQPPRGLQDNPWFRGYVVFLRNP from the coding sequence GTGAGCGCGGCCACGCTCGCGCGCTGCGCCGTGCTGTTGGCGCTGTGCATGACGATGGGCGCGGCCAACGCCGCGCCGGTGGAGGCGCGCCGCTACGACGCGTTCTGGCTGTGGGCCGGGGTGCGTCCGCAACCAGTGCTGGCCAGCGCTCGCCGCGTCTATTTGCTGCAGGCCGAGGTGCCGCTGGACGCCGGTGCGCCGGCAAGGCTGGTCGCGCAACGCGCGGCGGTGCCGCAACTGCGCCACTGCCAGGTGTGGATGGTGCTGCGGGTGGAGCGCATCGACTGGACGCCGGCCTTGTTCGACGCGGTGCTGGTGCAGTTGCAGCGCTGGCGCGCGGCCGGCAACGACGTGGCCGGCCTGCAGATCGATTTCGATGCGGGGACGCGCCACCTCGAACGCTACGTGGCGTTCCTGCGCACGCTGCGCGGGCGCCTGCCGGCCGACTACCGGCTCGGCATCACCGGCCTGCTGGACTGGAGCGTCAACGGCCGCGCCGAGGCCTTGGCCGGATTGCGCGGCGTGGTCGACGAGGTGGTGCTGCAGATCTACCAGGGACGCGCGGTGATTGCCGACTATCCCGTCTATGTCGCCAGGCTGGGTCGATTGCAGGTGCCGTTCCGCATCGGCCTGCTGCAGGGCGGCGACTGGCAGCCGCCGCGGGGGCTGCAGGACAATCCGTGGTTCCGCGGCTACGTGGTGTTCCTGCGCAACCCTTGA
- the dnaJ gene encoding molecular chaperone DnaJ: MSKRDYYEVLGVARTANDDELKKAYRRCAMKFHPDRNPGDQAAEAAFKECKEAYEVLSDGNKRRMYDAHGHAAFEHGMGGGGGAGGPDMGDIFGDIFGNIFGGAGGGGGRAARRGADIGYVLELDLEEAVAGIERRIEIPTLGECEHCHGSGSEDGKVETCTTCQGRGQVRIQRGIFAMQQSCPHCAGRGQIVQNPCVTCHGAGRVEETKVLSVKIPPGVDNGDRIRLSGEGEAGPAGTPPGDLYVEVRVREHPIFQRDGDDLHCEVPIRISQAALGDTVRVATLGGEAEIRIPAETQTGKLFRLRGKGVRSVRSRSEGDLYCRVVVETPVNLTADQRKLLEQFESTFTGEDARKHSPKSATFIDGVKGFWDRMTS, translated from the coding sequence ATGAGCAAACGCGACTACTACGAAGTGCTGGGCGTGGCCCGTACCGCCAATGACGACGAGCTGAAGAAGGCCTATCGCCGTTGCGCGATGAAGTTCCACCCCGACCGCAATCCGGGCGACCAGGCGGCCGAGGCGGCCTTCAAGGAGTGCAAGGAGGCCTACGAAGTCTTGTCCGACGGCAACAAGCGGCGCATGTACGACGCGCACGGCCATGCCGCGTTCGAGCACGGCATGGGCGGCGGTGGCGGTGCCGGCGGCCCGGACATGGGCGACATCTTCGGCGACATCTTCGGCAATATCTTCGGTGGTGCCGGCGGTGGTGGCGGTCGTGCGGCGCGGCGCGGGGCCGATATCGGCTACGTGCTGGAACTGGATCTGGAAGAGGCGGTGGCCGGGATCGAGCGGCGCATCGAGATTCCGACCCTGGGCGAATGCGAGCACTGTCATGGCAGTGGCTCGGAAGACGGCAAGGTCGAGACCTGTACGACGTGCCAGGGACGCGGCCAGGTGCGGATCCAGCGCGGCATCTTCGCGATGCAGCAGAGCTGCCCGCATTGCGCCGGGCGCGGCCAGATCGTGCAGAACCCGTGCGTGACCTGCCACGGTGCCGGGCGCGTCGAGGAAACCAAGGTGCTGTCGGTGAAGATCCCGCCCGGCGTGGACAACGGCGATCGCATCCGCCTGTCCGGCGAAGGCGAGGCCGGTCCGGCCGGCACGCCGCCCGGCGATCTGTATGTGGAAGTGCGGGTGCGCGAGCATCCGATCTTCCAGCGCGACGGCGACGACCTGCATTGCGAAGTGCCGATCCGCATCTCCCAGGCGGCGCTCGGCGACACCGTGCGCGTGGCCACGCTGGGCGGGGAGGCGGAGATCCGCATCCCGGCCGAGACCCAGACCGGCAAGCTGTTCCGTTTGCGCGGCAAGGGTGTGCGTTCGGTGCGCAGCCGCAGCGAAGGCGATCTGTACTGCCGCGTGGTGGTGGAAACCCCGGTCAATCTCACCGCCGACCAGCGCAAGCTGCTGGAGCAGTTCGAATCCACCTTCACTGGCGAAGACGCGCGCAAGCACTCGCCGAAGTCGGCGACCTTCATCGACGGGGTGAAGGGGTTCTGGGATCGGATGACGTCGTAG
- a CDS encoding ABC transporter transmembrane domain-containing protein, whose protein sequence is MNDPSADQAKSLRKLGSLRTLWPFVQRQRGLFGAWLLALAVSSSATLSLPVAVRQMIDHGFSDGSRINQSFALLFALAVVLAIATALRFYFVSLLGEKVVADLRGRLYAHLIGLHAGFHDRNRSGELVSRLSADSELLRGVIGSTMSVALRSTVTVIGSIVMLFVTSPHLAAYALLGIPLAVLPIVLGARRLQKISRASQDRVADANTLAAETLGAVRTVQAHAREPYERGRFGQALALSVDVARRRVRAQALITAVAIVLVFGAIVLVLWSGAHEVAAHELSAGALGQFVLYAMFGGGSVASLAEVWNDLQRAAGGMGRIAELFAERPEVLAPAQPRALPQPLRGEVRFENVVFRYPQRPDHPALDGFDLHVRPGESVALVGPSGAGKSTVLSLLLRFHDPQSGAVRVDGADLRELDPAQLREGIGLVPQHPTLFAASAADNIRYGRLEASDAEVEAAARAAEADGFIRQLPDAYASELGERGARLSGGQQQRIAIARALLKDAPILLLDEATSALDAQSEYAVQQALERLMAGRTTLVIAHRLATVLKADRIVVMDHGRIVAQGTHAELLAQGGLYAELARLQFID, encoded by the coding sequence ATGAACGATCCGTCGGCCGACCAGGCCAAGTCGCTGCGCAAACTCGGCAGCCTGCGCACCCTGTGGCCGTTCGTGCAACGCCAGCGCGGCCTGTTCGGCGCCTGGCTGCTGGCGCTGGCGGTGTCCTCCAGCGCGACGCTGAGCCTGCCGGTGGCGGTCCGGCAGATGATCGACCACGGTTTCAGCGACGGCAGCAGGATCAACCAGTCCTTCGCGCTGTTGTTCGCGCTGGCGGTGGTACTGGCGATCGCCACCGCGCTGCGCTTCTACTTCGTGTCGCTGCTGGGCGAGAAGGTCGTCGCCGACCTGCGCGGGCGCCTGTACGCGCACCTGATCGGCCTGCACGCCGGCTTCCACGACCGCAACCGCAGCGGCGAGCTGGTGTCGCGGCTGTCGGCCGACAGCGAACTGCTGCGCGGGGTGATCGGCAGCACCATGTCGGTGGCGCTGCGCAGCACGGTGACGGTGATCGGCAGCATCGTGATGCTGTTCGTGACCAGCCCGCACCTGGCCGCCTACGCGCTGCTCGGCATCCCGCTGGCGGTGTTGCCGATCGTGCTCGGCGCGCGCCGCCTGCAGAAGATCTCGCGCGCCAGCCAGGACCGCGTCGCCGACGCCAACACCCTGGCCGCCGAAACCCTGGGCGCGGTGCGCACGGTGCAGGCGCATGCGCGCGAGCCCTACGAGCGCGGCCGCTTCGGCCAGGCGCTGGCCCTGTCGGTGGACGTGGCGCGGCGCCGGGTGCGCGCGCAGGCGCTGATCACCGCGGTGGCGATCGTGCTGGTGTTCGGCGCGATCGTGCTGGTGCTGTGGTCCGGCGCGCACGAAGTGGCGGCCCACGAGCTGAGTGCCGGCGCGCTCGGGCAGTTCGTGCTGTATGCGATGTTCGGCGGCGGCTCGGTGGCCTCGCTGGCCGAAGTCTGGAACGACCTGCAACGCGCGGCCGGCGGCATGGGCCGCATCGCCGAACTGTTCGCCGAACGCCCCGAGGTGCTGGCGCCGGCGCAGCCGCGTGCGCTGCCGCAGCCGCTGCGCGGCGAAGTGCGCTTCGAGAACGTGGTGTTCCGCTATCCGCAGCGTCCCGACCATCCGGCGCTGGACGGCTTCGACCTGCACGTGCGGCCCGGCGAAAGCGTGGCCCTGGTCGGCCCGTCCGGCGCCGGCAAGAGCACCGTACTGTCGTTGCTGCTGCGCTTCCACGATCCGCAGTCGGGAGCCGTGCGGGTCGACGGCGCCGACCTGCGCGAGCTGGATCCGGCGCAGCTGCGCGAAGGCATCGGCCTGGTGCCGCAGCATCCGACCCTGTTCGCGGCCAGCGCCGCCGACAACATCCGCTACGGCCGGCTCGAGGCCAGCGATGCCGAGGTCGAGGCCGCGGCGCGCGCCGCCGAAGCCGACGGCTTCATCCGCCAGTTGCCCGACGCTTACGCCAGCGAACTGGGCGAGCGCGGTGCGCGCCTGTCCGGCGGCCAGCAGCAGCGCATCGCCATCGCCCGCGCCCTGCTCAAGGACGCGCCGATCCTGCTGCTGGACGAAGCCACCAGCGCGCTGGACGCGCAGAGCGAATACGCCGTGCAGCAGGCGTTGGAGCGGCTGATGGCCGGGCGCACCACGCTGGTCATCGCGCACCGCCTGGCGACGGTGCTCAAGGCCGACCGCATCGTGGTGATGGACCACGGCCGCATCGTCGCCCAGGGCACCCATGCCGAGTTGCTGGCGCAAGGCGGCCTGTATGCGGAACTGGCGCGGCTGCAATTCATCGACTGA